In one Drosophila pseudoobscura strain MV-25-SWS-2005 chromosome X, UCI_Dpse_MV25, whole genome shotgun sequence genomic region, the following are encoded:
- the Galphai gene encoding G protein alpha i subunit isoform X2, which yields MPQHRIGAGESGKSTIVKQMKIIHETGYSQEECEEYRRVVYSNTVQSLMVIIRAMGRLKIEFADQGKTDIARQFFTHASAADEGILLPEIVLLMKKLWSDGGVQQSFARSREYQLNDSAGYYLNSLDRIAQPNYIPTQQDVLRTRVKTTGIIETHFSCKQLHFKLFDVGGQRSERKKWIHCFEGVTAIIFCVALSGYDLVLAEDEEMNRMIESLKLFDSICNSKWFVETSIILFLNKKDLFEEKIKRSPLTICFPEYSGTNTFEEAANYIRMKFENLNKRKDQKEIYTHLTCATDTNNVKFVFDAVTDVIIKNNLKQIGLF from the exons atgccCCAACATCGGATag GAGCTGGAGAGTCGGGAAAGTCCACGATAGTGAAGCAAATGAAGATCATACACGAGACAGGCTACTCTCAGGAGGAATGCGAGGAATACCGCCGCGTTGTTTACAGCAACACTGTACAGAGCCTGATGGTTATCATCCGGGCCATGGGCAGGCTAAAGATTGAGTTTGCCGATCAGGGCAAGACTGACATTGCCCGCCAGTTCTTCACACATGCCTCGGCCGCCGATGAGGGCATCCTCCTGCCGGAGATTGTTCTGCTGATGAAGAAACTCTGGTCGGACGGCGGGGTGCAGCAGTCGTTTGCTCGCTCGCGCGAGTACCAGCTGAACGACTCGGCGGGATATTACCTGAACTCCCTGGATCGCATTGCGCAGCCCAACTACATTCCCACCCAGCAGGATGTCCTGCGCACGCGTGTAAAGACCACGGGCATCATTGAGACGCATTTCTCCTGCAAGCAACTGCATTTCAA ACTGTTTGATGTGGGCGGCCAGCGATCGGAGCGCAAGAAGTGGATTCATTGCTTTGAGGGCGTCACGGCCATTATATTTTGTGTGGCGCTATCTG GCTACGATCTAGTTCTGGCCGAGGATGAGGAAATGAATCGCATGATCGAGTCCCTGAAACTGTTTGATTCCATCTGCAACTCAAAGTGGTTTGTGGAAACCTCTATTATACTGTTCCTCAACAAAAAGGATCTGTTTGAGGAGAAGATAAAGCGATCTCCTTTGACGATATGCTTCCCAGAGTATTCAG GTACCAACACTTTTGAGGAGGCTGCCAACTATATACGCATGAAGTTTGAGAATCTCAACAAGCGAAAAGACCAAAAGGAGATATACACGCATCTGACCTGCGCCACTGACACCAACAATGTGAAGTTTGTCTTTGATGCCGTCACCGATGTGATCATAAAGAACAATCTGAAGCAAATTGGCTTATTCTAG
- the LOC4814019 gene encoding uncharacterized protein has translation MLRATLVATQKGGINRALLAGRLVKPSDYSTLVVLPLKCFDGAPFRGCVPIYRFSSGGGGDDDKNKKPPTGFAMPNIGTDFGVKTPAGGASELGETSTLMGVKASGDNPPQKDNVEALIKRLKNVSKSYDGPQDKGNEEGPLNKLDEIFASVQKNTGKTELCDQENRGQGEFAVPEKNIEKKSAAENPKSGSVEEATERVKNQLGELPSKEQLKKYFLRIVAFLYDLSFLAVTWAISFVEKNVIENPTVKAYWKKFHEKMQQAKKD, from the exons atgctGCGCGCAACTCTAGTGGCTACCCAAAAGGGTGGAATCAATCGGGCCCTGCTCGCTGGCCGTCTTGTAAAGCCTTCTG ATTACTCAACGCTGGTGGTTCTGCCCCTCAAGTGTTTCGACGGGGCCCCATTCCGTGGCTGCGTGCCGATCTATCGCTTTAGCAGCGGTGGTGGAGGGGATGATGACAAGAACAAGAAGCCACCGACTGGTTTTGCCATGCCCAATATTGGTACCGATTTTGGGGTTAAGACCCCAGCAGGCGGAGCTTCCGAGTTGGGCGAAACATCGACTCTAATGGGCGTAAAGGCGAGTGGGGACAACCCCCCGCAAAAAGATAACGTGGAAGCGCTCATTAAGCGCTTGAAAAATGTCAGCAAAAGTTATGACGGTCCCCAGGATAAAGGCAACGAGGAAGGCCCACTAAACAAACTCGACGAAATCTTTGCATCCGTCCAGAAAAATACGGGCAAAACAGAACTGTGCGACCAAGAAAATCGCGGCCAAGGAGAATTCGCTGTTCCGGAGAAAAATATTGAGAAGAAATCGGCTGCTGAAAACCCCAAAAGTGGCAGCGTCGAGGAGGCAACTGAGCGTGTCAAGAATCAATTGGGAGAGCTGCCCTCCAAGGAGCAGCTGAAGAAGTACTTCTTGCGCATTGTGGCCTTTCTCTATGACCTCAGCTTCTTGGCTGTCACTTGGGCCATCAGCTTCGTTGAGAAAAACGTTATCGAAAACCCCACTGTGAAGGCGTACTGGAAGAAGTTCCACGAGAAGATGCAACAGGCCAAAAAGGATTAA
- the LOC4814040 gene encoding putative serine protease F56F10.1 yields the protein MFRFVGVLQPLGLGLLLFFLCLIVQSSALGFRRGRLVNGFMGDPSKIPTLQRSLDSEDLWFEQRLDHFQARNTRTWQQRYFVNADYYRNDSTAPIFLMIGGEGEASAKWMREGAWVHYAEHFDALCIQLEHRFYGKSHPTRDLSTANLAFLSSEQALADLANFVAAMKVKYNLAETQKWVAFGGSYPGSLAAWAREKYPHLIYGSISTSGPLLAEVDFREYFEVVKASLATYNPDCVEAVTRSFTQVEILLKHMIGQRNLDEKFKTCTPIKDSIENQLDIASLFENLAGNFAGVVQYNKDNSPHATITIDEICDVMLNMTSGPPVTRLGVVNDMLLKQSNATCLDYKYDKMVSDMRNASWDSEAAKGMRQWTYQTCNEFGFYQTSENKTDTFGDRFGVDFFIRQCMDVFSNSMDARYLQNVVSQTNKHYGALKPETTNVLYVHGSIDPWHALGLVKSSNAATPTIFIEGTAHCANMYEPTKIDPPQLVAARNKIVKYLAKLLEGYTTN from the exons ATGTTCCGATTTGTGGGCGTACTTCAGCCCCTGGGattggggctgctgctgttcttccTCTGCCTAATCGTGCAGAGCTCTGCGCTTGGCTTTCGCCGCGGGAGGCTAGTGAATGGATTCATGGGCGATCCCAGCAAGATTCCCACACTGCAGCGATCTTTGGACTCGGAGGATTTGTGGTTCGAGCAGCGTCTGGATCATTTCCAGGCGCGAAACACTAGGACCTGGCAGCAGCGCTACTTTGTGAATGCCGATTACTACAGGAATGACAGCACGGCCCCCATTTTCCTTATGATTGGCGGCGAGGGCGAGGCCTCGGCAAAGTGGATGCGCGAGGGCGCCTGGGTTCACTACGCCGAGCACTTTGATGCCCTGTGCATCCAGCTGGAGCATCGCTTCTACGGCAAGAGTCACCCGACCAGGGATTTGTCCACCGCCAATCTGGCGTTCCTCAGCTCGGAGCAGGCCCTGGCCGATTTGGCCAACTTTGTGGCTGCCATGAAGGTGAAGTACAACTTGGCCGAGACCCAGAAATGGGTTGCCTTTGGCGGTTCCTATCCGGGATCGCTTGCGGCTTGGGCGCGGGAGAAGTATCCCCATCTCATCTATGGTTCGATCAGCACCAGTGGTCCCCTGCTGGCGGAGGTCGACTTCAGGGAGTACTTTGAGGTGGTAAAGGCCTCTCTGGCTACCTACAATCCGGACTGTGTGGAGGCGGTGACCCGGAGCTTTACCCAGGTGGAGATACTGCTAAAGCATATGATCGGACAGCGAAATCTGGATGAAAAATTCAA AACCTGCACACCCATCAAGGACTCTATTGAGAACCAATTGGATATTGCCAGTCTCTTTGAGAATCTGGCTGGAAACTTTGCTGGCGTCGTCCAGTACAACAAGGACAACAGTCCACATGCCACGATAACCATTGATGAG ATTTGCGATGTCATGTTAAACATGACCAGTGGACCGCCTGTGACTCGACTGGGTGTGGTCAATGACATGCTGTTGAAGCAATCGAATGCCACATGTCTCGACTACAAGTACGATAAGATGGTTAGCGACATGCGGAACGCCTCGTGGGACTCGGAGGCAGCCAAGGGAATGCGTCAGTGGACGTATCAGACCTGCAACGAGTTCGGTTTCTATCAGACTTCTGAAAACAAAACGGACACATTTGGCGACCGGTTTGGCGTGGACTTTTTCATACGCCAGTGCATGGATGTGTTCTCCAACAGCATGGATGCCAGGTATCTGCAGAACGTGGTGTCGCAGACCAACAAGCATTACGGTGCCCTCAAGCCGGAGACTACCAATGTGCTGTATGTACATGGTTCCATTGATCCCTGGCATGCTCTGGGCCTGGTCAAGTCCTCAAATGCAGCCACGCCAACCATTTTCATAGAAG GAACTGCACACTGTGCCAACATGTACGAGCCGACGAAAATTGATCCACCACAGCTGGTGGCAGCACGCAATAAGATTGTGAAATACCTGGCCAAATTACTAGAAGGCTACACCACAAACTGA
- the LOC4813995 gene encoding cilia- and flagella-associated protein 52: MEPPGQCQQLKPRAIFGINGKVENGVRQHSTTGDIIFALGNKIGIANHKKNSQEFIPGHSNTISCLDLSKSGKYIASGQINHMGFRGYVIIWDYHQRKEIARHDLHKVKVQAICFTAEDRFVVSIGGVDDGSVIVFDMESFSPICRQPASRAISGNALGVRPMHNNPFFFLTAGDRHLRLWSIVREQKKLYVQDVHMASKTRVFYCVRISKNDQIAYLGTGTGDIVKITLNCCDRDNVTRPGTTSGILGAFGTHNARKPSGRDCNRYVNGVRALYIVDESRLLIGAGNGDVELVEERTDVPLINFRDYPGPTWPYLRVLKTTRVSGRISSFVRSTQDLFYICTDTNEIYGLTITTWKLKLLRTCHTKSVYCITFPKAYAAVFATSGKECIRIWSSGRKQELLRIMVYNFNCAAVRFTHDGTSIVSVWNDGIIRAFTPITGRLIYAIPNAHNKGCSALAVSSTGRLIVTGGIEGQVRVWKIDPYRQSLLGVLKDHSGPITSLDINHLGTEVISACTDGSCVIWDINRMTRKQVVTANTQFMCASYFPTGVQVLTCGSDGRIIYWMVYNGALIRELTASKKSSVNCISINDTGDYFISVGSDLQVKLWDYNKGDVVGVGSEHASSVISAAYSPCLKMFVTGSTDGSLIIWDVPQDFWGRPNPPDAPAYTLPKTTSKGKLSDVQSRVDSGSKVQAKGENIDGLLKATPKDDICCVECPPCAQKEKKASDPFAECKIVPDVRKC, from the exons ATGGAGCCACCCGGGCAGTGCCAGCAGCTAAAGCCGCGTGCCATTTTCGGAATTAACGGAAAGGTTGAGAATGGCGTGCGTCAGCACTCAACAACAGGCGATATTATATTCGCATTGGGCAATAAAATCGGCATTGCCAATCACAAAAAGAACTCGCAAGAGTTCATACCAGGACACAGCAACACCATATCGTGCCTGGATCTTAGCAAAAGTGGCAAGTACATAGCATCGGGGCAAATAAATCATATGGGGTTTCGCGGATACGTGATCATATGGGATTACCATCAACGCAAGGAGATAGCGCGTCACGACCTGCACAAGGTGAAGGTCCAGGCTATATGCTTCACAGCCGAGGATCGATTTGTGGTATCAATCGGTGGCGTTGATGATGGCTCCGTGATTGTCTTTGACATGGAATCATT ctCCCCAATTTGCCGGCAGCCAGCTTCCCGAGCCATCTCTGGGAATGCTCTGGGTGTTCGCCCCATGCACAATAATCCATTCTTCTTTTTGACGGCTGGAGATCGCCATCTGCGTCTGTGGAGCATTGTGCGCGAGCAGAAGAAGCTCTACGTCCAGGACGTGCACATGGCCAGCAAGACGCGCGTCTTCTACTGTGTACGCATCAGCAAGAACGACCAGATCGCCTACTTGGGCACGGGCACCGGGGATATAGTGAAGATCACGCTCAATTGCTGTGACCGTGACAATGTCACCAGGCCGGGCACCACCAGCGGTATCTTGGGTGCCTTTGGCACCCACAATGCCCGCAAGCCGTCGGGACGGGACTGCAATCGCTATGTGAATGGTGTTCGTGCTCTGTATATTGTGGACGAGAGTCGGCTCCTAATCGGAGCCGGCAATGGCGATGTGGAGCTCGTCGAGGAGCGTACCGATGTGCCGCTGATCAATTTTCGGGATTACCCAGGACCCACCTGGCCATATCTGCGCGTGCTGAAGACGACTCGCGTTTCCGGACGAATCTCTTCCTTTGTCCGCTCCACCCAAGATTTGTTTTACATTTGCACAGACACAAACGAGATTTACGGGCTGACCATTACCACATGGAAGCTTAAACTACTGCGCACATGCCACACCAAATCCGTTTACTGCATCACATTCCCCAA GGCATATGCTGCCGTCTTTGCCACCTCGGGCAAAGAATGCATTCGCATTTGGTCGTCGGGCCGCAAGCAGGAGCTGCTCCGCATCATGGTCTACAACTTCAACTGCGCCGCTGTGCGCTTCACCCACGATGGCACCAGCATTGTGTCGGTCTGGAACGATGGCATCATACGCGCCTTTACACCCATCACAGGACGACTCATATATGCCATTCCCAATGCACACAACAAGG GCTGCAGTGCCCTGGCAGTGTCCTCCACAGGGCGCCTCATTGTCACTGGAGGCATCGAGGGTCAGGTGCGTGTATGGAAGATAGATCCGTATCGCCAGTCGCTACTGGGAGTGCTAAAAGATCACTCGGGTCCAATCACATCTCTGGACATCAATCATCTGGGCACAGAGGTCATCTCGGCCTGCACCGACGGCTCCTGCGTCATCTGGGACATCAA CCGCATGACCCGCAAACAGGTGGTGACTGCCAACACACAGTTCATGTGCGCCTCATATTTCCCGACTGGGGTCCAGGTACTCACCTGTGGCTCGGATGGCAGGATAATCTATTGGATGGTGTACAACGGAGCTCTGATCCGCGAGCTGACCGCCTCGAAGAAGTCGTCGGTCAACTGCATCTCGATCAACGATACCGGCGACTACTTTATAAGCGTCGGCAGTGATCTGCAGGTAAAGCTCTGGGACTACAACAAGGGCGACGTGGTGGGCGTTGGATCAGAGCATGCTTCTTCCGTGATCAGCGCCGCGTACAGTCCTTGCCTAAAGATGTTCGTGACCGGCAGCACAGACGGTTCGCTAATTATTTGGGACGTGCCCCAAGACTTCTGGGGCAGACCAAATCCGCCAGATGCCCCAGCCTACACCTTGCCGAAGACGACATCGAAGGGCAAACTAAGCGATGTCCAATCACGCGTCGACTCGGGCTCAAAGGTACAGGCAAAGGGGGAAAACATCGATGGTCTTCTGAAGGCGACGCCGAAGGACGATATCTGCTGTGTCGAGTGTCCTCCCTGCGCCCAGAAAGAGAAGAAGGCTTCTGACCCCTTTGCCGAGTGCAAGATTGTCCCCGATGTGAGGAAATGTTGA
- the sgl gene encoding UDP-glucose 6-dehydrogenase — protein MKVCCIGAGYVGGPTCAVMALKCPDIVITLVDKSVERIAQWNSDKLPIYEPGLDEVVKKCRNVNLFFSTDIETAIKEADLIFISVNTPTKVSGNGKGRAADLKYVESAARMIAEIAQSNKIVVEKSTVPVRAAESIMHILRANQKPGIHYDILSNPEFLAEGTAINDLLNADRVLIGGEETTEGHEAVAKLSWIYEHWIPKQHILTTNTWSSELSKLAANAFLAQRISSINSLSAVCEATGADVSEVARAVGLDSRIGSKFLQASVGFGGSCFQKDILNLIYICENLNLPEVATYWQQVIDMNDYQKRRFSQKIIESLFNTVSDKRIAILGFAFKKNTGDTRETAAITVCQTLLEEGAKLDIYDPKVEPEQIIDDLTHPSVTESPENVKKAVQIHSDPYSAVRATHALVICTEWDEFVDLDFQRIYQSMMKPAYIFDGRKILDHERLHQIGFHVQTIGKKYQRSGLLRSWGIVPQL, from the exons ATGAAGGTTTGCTGTATTGGGGCTGGCTATGTTGGCGGTCCGACATGTGCGGTAATGGCACTCAAGTGCCCCGATATTGTTATAACCCTTGTGGATAAAAGTGTGGAGCGCATTGCACAGTGGAATTCGGATAAATTGCCCATTTACGAG CCTGGTCTGGATGAGGTAGTAAAGAAGTGCCGCAATGTGAATCTGTTCTTCTCCACGGACATTGAAACGGCCATCAAGGAAGCGGACCTCATCTTCATATCGGTGAATACGCCCACAAAAGTTTCCGGCAATGGCAAAG GACGCGCAGCGGATCTTAAGTATGTGGAGAGTGCCGCAAGAATGATTGCCGAAATAGCGCAATCTAACAAGATTGTGGTGGAAAAGAGCACGGTGCCCGTGAGAGCGGCGGAGAGCATTATGCATATACTCAGGGCAAACCAGAAGCCGGGCATCCACTATGACATCCTGTCCAATCCGGAATTCCTTGCGGAGGGAACGGCCATTAACGATCTGTTGAATGCGGATCGGGTGCTGATCGGTGGAGAGGAGACGACAGAGGGCCATGAAGCCGTGGCCAAGCTATCCTGGATCTACGAGCATTGGATACCCAAGCAGCACATCCTCACAACGAATACCTGGAGCAGCGAATTGTCCAAACTGGCGGCGAATGCTTTCCTTGCTCAGCGCATCTCCAGCATCAACTCGCTGTCGGCCGTGTGCGAGGCCACCGGGGCCGATGTCTCGGAGGTGGCTCGGGCCGTGGGCCTGGACTCGCGCATTGGCTCGAAGTTCCTGCAGGCATCGGTGGGATTCGGTGGCAGCTGCTTCCAAAAGGACATACTAAACTTGATCTACATTTGCGAGAATCTGAATCTGCCGGAGGTGGCGACCTACTGGCAGCAGGTCATCGACATGAACGACTACCAGAAGCGCCGCTTCTCCCAGAAGATCATCGAGAGCCTGTTCAACACGGTGTCGGACAAGCGGATTGCCATCTTGGGCTTTGCCTTCAAGAAGAACACGGGCGATACTCGGGAAACGGCGGCCATAACCGTGTGCCAGACGCTGCTAGAGGAGGGTGCCAAGCTGGACATTTACGACCCCAAAGTGGAGCCCGAGCAGATAATCGATGACCTGACGCACCCAAGCGTCACGGAGTCGCCGGAGAACGTCAAGAAGGCGGTTCAAATCCACAGCGATCCGTACAGCGCTGTGCGGGCCACACACGCCCTCGTCATCTGCACCGAGTGGGACGAATTCGTGGACTTGGATTTCCAGCGCATCTACCAGTCGATGATGAAGCCGGCCTATATCTTTGACGGACGAAAGATCCTGGATCACGAGCGACTGCACCAGATCGGTTTCCATGTCCAGACCATTGGCAAGAAGTATCAGCGGTCCGGCCTGCTCCGCTCCTGGGGCATTGTACCACAGCTGTAG
- the Surf1 gene encoding SURF1-like protein, whose protein sequence is MLRLGGKQMCRQGAWVLPRVSCLPCSRNILQTATRKMTQQRSPVDFTTSIRKDPKEKDKITALGWFLLLIPATTFGLGCWQVKRKIWKEQLIKDLHEQLNVKPVDLPENLNDLSHMEYRLVNVRGRFLHDKEMRMGPRSLIRPDGGETQGGLFSQRDAGNGYLIVTPFQLSDRDDIVLINRGWVSRKHVDPESRTLAQDQSEVELTAVVRQGESRPQFTPDHKGVNMYLYRDLPRMCAATGAAPVFLDAIYDPQGIRNGPIGGQTRITLRNDHMSYLVTWFSLSAATSFLWYRQIVKRLPF, encoded by the exons ATGCTGCGTTTGGGTGGTAAACAAATGTGCCGACAGGGTGCCTGGGTATTGCCACGCGTTTCGTGCCTGCCCTGCAGcagaaatattttacaaaCGGCCACGAGAAAGATGACACAACAGCGTTCGCCGGTAGATTTTACCACAAGCATTCGTAAGGATCCCAAGGAAAAGGACAAGATCACAGCTCTTGGCTGGTTCCTGCTG CTCATACCCGCTACCACATTTGGCCTGGGCTGCTGGCAGGTAAAGCGCAAAATCTGGAAGGAGCAGCTAATTAAGGATTTGCACGAGCAGCTAAATGTGAAACCAGTAGATCTCCCCGAAAA TCTAAATGATTTGTCCCACATGGAATATCGCCTAGTCAATGTGCGTGGACGGTTCCTTCACGACAAGGAGATGCGCATGGGACCGCGATCACTCATACGCCCCGACGGTGGGGAGACACAGGGTGGTTTATTCTCGCAGCGTGACGCCGGCAATGGTTACTTGATTGTAACTCCTTTTCAGCTGTCGGACAGAGA TGACATTGTGCTAATCAATCGTGGCTGGGTGTCCCGCAAGCATGTGGATCCGGAGTCACGCACCCTGGCGCAGGATCAGTCGGAAGTGGAGCTCACGGCTGTGGTCCGTCAGGGGGAATCGCGACCTCAGTTCACGCCCGACCACAAGGGCGTAAATATGTACCTGTACCGCGACTTGCCACGCATGTGCGCGGCCACAGGGGCTGCCCCAGTATTCCTGGATGCCATCTACGATCCCCAAGGTATACGGAACGGTCCAATCGGTGGCCAGACCCGCATCACCCTGCGTAACGATCACATGTCGTATTTGGTGACCTGGTTCAGCCTGTCAGCAGCTACCTCGTTCTTGTGGTACCGACAGATCGTCAAGCGATTACCGTTTTAA
- the Uqcc1 gene encoding ubiquinol-cytochrome-c reductase complex assembly factor 1, with translation MQCTRAVARLATGISKIHLVGQPFKQTAGCSVVYSQSCRLCSSARVMDSADKTKPTTPEPPADHGILKRVMNKVGFTPNTKARLKVTSHLLYESVADKINYVAFFRDFSLPNTFNSWFLVTELHVWLLLMRSMAEGSETGEDGRFLRNCIVEAMWGDVNTRAKKLGAHNPSRTRQQIETLSEQFQAALIAYDEGIMSDDRVLAGALWRRFFEMNCDDYAQIERLVKYVRQQAVMLDSLPREQFITKPKVAWLDLDKCKV, from the exons atgcaGTGCACTCGGGCAGTTGCAAGGCTGGCCACCGGCATATCCAAAATCCACTTG GTAGGTCAGCCTTTTAAACAGACTGCAGGTTGTTCAGTCGTATATTCTCAGTCCTGCCGTCTGTGCTCGTCCGCCAGGGTAATGGACAGTGCGGATAAAACAAAGCCGACGACACCAGAACCTCCAGCCGACCACGGGATTCTCAAGAGAGTAATGAACAAAGTGGGCTTCACACCCAACACAAAGGCG CGCCTCAAGGTAACCAGTCATCTGTTGTATGAGAGCGTGGCGGATAAGATCAACTATGTCGCCTTCTTTCGTGACTTCAGTCTGCCCAACACGTTCAACTCGTGGTTCCTGGTCACAGAGCTGCACGTCTGGCTGCTCTTGATGCGCTCCATGGCCGAGGGCTCGGAGACCGGCGAGGATGGACGCTTTCTGCGCAACTGCATCGTGGAGGCAATGTGGGGAGATGTAAACACCCGTGCCAAGAAGTTGGGA gcacacaatCCCTCCCGAACAAGGCAACAAATCGAGACGCTATCGGAGCAATTTCAGGCCGCACTCATTGCCTACGACGAGGGTATCATGTCGGACGACCGCGTGCTGGCCGGCGCCCTGTGGCGACGCTTCTTCGAGATGAACTGCGATGACTATGCGCAGATTGAGAGACTCGTTAAATATGTGCGCCAGCAAGCCGTCATGCTGGACAGCTTGCCCCGGGAACAGTTCATCACAAAGCCAAAGGTGGCCTGGCTGGATCTGGACAAATGCAAGGTGTAA
- the LOC4814031 gene encoding transcription factor Adf-1 isoform X1: MYIYINICTLIMRTSYKKNRPFDFKLINLVEPHPVLYRRSGLSTYDAMKAKTDIWTQIAKIMGCDVDFCLMRWNNLHYQFRKEFRRADTKGSSWPYLERLRFLANIRPGGAKSKANAEDSTTIPSPDKTMSTQENEGSPSEAPIVVWEEYNDGSGIDLENSYIIEEIIEEASDEVMHEEIIYEDIEEHKINSSESDKQQMVGSPICPRSYFFKMDEILDQFKQPQRQRAERRIMAFLLKCQLRSLHNQPVDDLVI; encoded by the exons atgtacatatatataaatatatgtacgttAATAATGAGAACTAGCTACAAGAAAAATCGTCCCTTCGATTTTAAACTAATTAATCTAGTTGAGCCCCATCCGGTGCTTTACAGGCGCTCGGGTCTCTCAACATACGATGCCATGAAGGCCAAAACGGATATCTGGACACAAATAGCAAAGATCATGGGCTGCGATG TTGACTTTTGCCTGATGCGCTGGAATAATCTGCACTACCAGTTTCGCAAGGAATTTCGGCGGGCGGACACCAAGGGATCAAGTTGGCCATACCTTGAACGCCTGCGCTTTCTGGCAAATATCCGACCTGGTGGTGCAAAGAGCAAGGCCAACGCTGAAGATTCCACCACCATTCCATCACCAGACAAAACGATGTCGACTCAAGAGAATGAAGGTTCGCCATCGGAAGCACCAATAGTGGTGTGGGAGGAGTACAATGATGGCAGCGGAATTGACCTCGAAAATTCGTATATCATCGAAGAGATCATTGAGGAAGCAAGCGATGAAGTCATGCATGAGGAGATCATATATGAAGATATTGAGGAGCATAAAATCAACAGCTCTGAATCTGATAAGCAGCAGATGGTCGGCTCCCCCATTTGCCCAAGAAGCTATTTCTTTAAAATGGACGAGATCCTCGACCAGTTCAAGCAACCCCAGCGACAACGAGCTGAGCGCCGGATCATGGCCTTCCTGCTTAAGTGTCAGCTCCGTTCATTGCACAATCAGCCCGTGGATGATTTGGTTATTTAG
- the LOC4814031 gene encoding uncharacterized protein isoform X2 encodes MRSGLSTYDAMKAKTDIWTQIAKIMGCDVDFCLMRWNNLHYQFRKEFRRADTKGSSWPYLERLRFLANIRPGGAKSKANAEDSTTIPSPDKTMSTQENEGSPSEAPIVVWEEYNDGSGIDLENSYIIEEIIEEASDEVMHEEIIYEDIEEHKINSSESDKQQMVGSPICPRSYFFKMDEILDQFKQPQRQRAERRIMAFLLKCQLRSLHNQPVDDLVI; translated from the exons at GCGCTCGGGTCTCTCAACATACGATGCCATGAAGGCCAAAACGGATATCTGGACACAAATAGCAAAGATCATGGGCTGCGATG TTGACTTTTGCCTGATGCGCTGGAATAATCTGCACTACCAGTTTCGCAAGGAATTTCGGCGGGCGGACACCAAGGGATCAAGTTGGCCATACCTTGAACGCCTGCGCTTTCTGGCAAATATCCGACCTGGTGGTGCAAAGAGCAAGGCCAACGCTGAAGATTCCACCACCATTCCATCACCAGACAAAACGATGTCGACTCAAGAGAATGAAGGTTCGCCATCGGAAGCACCAATAGTGGTGTGGGAGGAGTACAATGATGGCAGCGGAATTGACCTCGAAAATTCGTATATCATCGAAGAGATCATTGAGGAAGCAAGCGATGAAGTCATGCATGAGGAGATCATATATGAAGATATTGAGGAGCATAAAATCAACAGCTCTGAATCTGATAAGCAGCAGATGGTCGGCTCCCCCATTTGCCCAAGAAGCTATTTCTTTAAAATGGACGAGATCCTCGACCAGTTCAAGCAACCCCAGCGACAACGAGCTGAGCGCCGGATCATGGCCTTCCTGCTTAAGTGTCAGCTCCGTTCATTGCACAATCAGCCCGTGGATGATTTGGTTATTTAG